Proteins from a genomic interval of Haloferax marinisediminis:
- a CDS encoding HEAT repeat domain-containing protein — MLDAGETPLEDVQPGSVQPSKVDTAEVKAALSSADPIVRQRACSVCEGLAGRDVDSLLPLIHDIGARLHDDSTAVVQAALSVLTDVAATEPTMLESCLSDLVSVTQSELSGITLGGARCLAALTAEHPRACVPHVGTLVESILNVEVLEDVDTFTDTVTDPTTRQTIREHQQSEQRDLETARRLLSHVVAACAQTAPTELHEEIPLLTKLLSDEDPVVIGAGLTALSAVAQDDPTVIAVDDTLLDCLDHDDRRVRAHAIETVGFLGADSIVPTLQRMAEADPDEDVAALAAATAEFLEA, encoded by the coding sequence ATGCTCGATGCTGGAGAGACACCTCTGGAGGACGTACAACCAGGCAGTGTCCAACCTTCGAAGGTCGACACGGCAGAGGTTAAAGCAGCGCTCAGTTCGGCGGACCCGATCGTTCGCCAACGTGCCTGCAGCGTTTGCGAAGGACTCGCTGGACGAGACGTCGACTCACTTCTGCCCCTCATCCACGATATCGGAGCGCGACTACACGACGACTCTACCGCGGTCGTGCAAGCTGCACTGTCAGTACTGACTGATGTGGCCGCCACAGAGCCAACGATGCTCGAGTCGTGTCTGTCGGACCTCGTTAGCGTCACCCAGTCTGAGTTGAGCGGAATAACGCTCGGAGGGGCCCGCTGTCTGGCTGCACTGACAGCAGAGCACCCACGTGCATGTGTCCCTCACGTTGGAACACTGGTAGAGAGTATCCTGAACGTGGAGGTGCTCGAAGACGTCGACACGTTCACCGACACAGTCACTGACCCCACGACCCGACAGACGATACGAGAGCACCAGCAGAGTGAACAACGGGATTTGGAAACCGCACGAAGACTGCTTAGTCACGTCGTCGCTGCTTGCGCGCAGACAGCACCAACAGAACTCCACGAAGAGATACCACTGCTTACGAAGTTACTCTCTGACGAAGATCCAGTCGTCATCGGGGCGGGTCTCACCGCACTCTCTGCTGTCGCCCAAGACGACCCGACCGTGATTGCTGTCGACGACACGCTACTCGATTGTCTCGACCACGACGACCGACGTGTTAGAGCACACGCCATCGAAACAGTCGGCTTCCTCGGCGCTGACTCCATCGTCCCCACACTCCAACGAATGGC